In Candidatus Manganitrophaceae bacterium, the genomic stretch ACAAGAAATTTAACGCCCGCGTGACGGTTCCCGTTCTTTGGGACAAGAAGCGAGGCCGTATCGTGAACAACTCAGAAGACGACATTGTCCGGATGTTGAATCAGGAGTTCGATGCCTTTACGGACAGCAATCTTGATCTTTACCCGGAAAGGCTCCGTCCTGAGATTGATGAGGTGAATGACCTGGTTTATCCCAATGTGAATAACGGGGTCTATCGCGCGGGGTTCGCGACGACACAGAAGGCCTATGAAAACGCCGTCCAAAGACTATTCAAGGCCCTCGACACACTGGAAGAATTGCTTTCATGGCAACGCTACCTCGTGGGAACCCAGCTTACCGAAGCAGATTGGCGGCTGTTTCCGACCTTGATCCGGTATGACGCCGTCTATCACGGTCATTTTAAATGCAATATCCGTCGTATTATCGACTACCCGAATTTGTATGGATATCTGAGGGACCTTTATCAGCACGACCGGATTTCAGAGACGGTGAATTTTGACCACATCAAGCGGCACTATTACATCACGCACACCGACATCAATCCCACCCAAATCGTACCCCTTGGACCCAAAATGGATCTCCAATCATCCCACGGTCGTGAGCGGTTAAAATATGCAGGGAGGGCTCTGATCCCTGGATGGACACTATTAAACCAGGGGGGACATAAATGAGCATTCAATTAAACCATACCATCGTGCCGTCACATGACAGGGATAAATCGGCTGCATTTTTCTCAAGAATATTAGGGCTGAAGAATGAAGGGGCGGGCGACCATTTTGTTTCCGTTCGTGTGAATGATACCTTGACTTTTCTTTTTGATCAAGAAGAAGAATTTGATTCTCATCACTATGCCTTCAAGGTGAGCGAGAAAGAGTTTGATGAAATTTTTGGACGGATCCAAAACGAAAAGATCCTTTACGGAAGTAGACCGTCTCAACGCGAGGACATGAATATTTACGAGCATGATGGGGGACGTGGTCTCTATTTTTGTGACGTGAATGGACATGTTTTAGAGGTTCTTACAGTGGAATAAAACCATGCTGAAAGAGATTATATTTGATGATCGAAGAATTATTGGGATGGAGTTCGATGGAGGGATCACCCTTCAGGAGATCGAAACATTCTGGGACAAGATCGAATCGATGCTTGAAAAAGAACAGAAATTGCGTGTCTATGTTGAAGTGAAAAACTTTGGCGTGATGGAACCGAAAGCCTGGTTTAAAAATATTCCCAAAAAGATACAGCACTTTTCAGACTTTGAAATGGAAGCCATTGTATCGGACAAATATTGGTTGGAAATATTGACGAAGATGAGCGATAAATTATTTCCCAGCATCAAAGTGAAACACTTCAGTTTCGAAGAAATTGATAATGCCAAGGCCTGGATTACGGGAACCACAGATTAAACAAGAGGAATCCTATATGACTCAAAAAAATAACGAGCCCTCCGATGGCGTTCTGGTTGTCGGAATCTGTGGCAGCCTCAGGCCTGGAAGTTATTCTCATAGTGCGTTGCGTATCGCCCTGAAAGGGGCACAGGAAGTTGGCGCTGCCACGAAGTTGATAGACCTGAGGGAATACCAGCTTATCCATTGTGATGGAAAGGAAGATGAAAGTCGATATCCCCCCAAGACGTATTCAGGCTCCGAAAAGAGGTCCACGCGGCGCAGGGGCTCATTCTGGCGACACCGGAATACCACGGCAGCTTCAGTGGGGTATTGAAAAATGCCCTCGATCTGATGGGGTTTGACGAAATTGAAGGGAAGATGATCGGACTTTTAGATGTATCCGGTGGAAAGTTGGGGGCGCTGAACGCCCTGAATGGTCTACGCGTTGTCGGGAGAGCACTTCACGCCTGGGTGATTCCAGAGCAGACCTCAATCCCAGAGGCATGGGGCATGTTTGATGATGAGGGGAA encodes the following:
- a CDS encoding VOC family protein; this encodes MSIQLNHTIVPSHDRDKSAAFFSRILGLKNEGAGDHFVSVRVNDTLTFLFDQEEEFDSHHYAFKVSEKEFDEIFGRIQNEKILYGSRPSQREDMNIYEHDGGRGLYFCDVNGHVLEVLTVE
- a CDS encoding glutathione S-transferase family protein translates to MDFRSEQGEDGDFVRQKDQFRDWVKGDSTSYYPAEAGRYHLYVSLACPWAHRTMIVRSLKRLESVIGVTVVDPIRDELGWAFRNGPGHSEDPINGFQYLSEAYKASDKKFNARVTVPVLWDKKRGRIVNNSEDDIVRMLNQEFDAFTDSNLDLYPERLRPEIDEVNDLVYPNVNNGVYRAGFATTQKAYENAVQRLFKALDTLEELLSWQRYLVGTQLTEADWRLFPTLIRYDAVYHGHFKCNIRRIIDYPNLYGYLRDLYQHDRISETVNFDHIKRHYYITHTDINPTQIVPLGPKMDLQSSHGRERLKYAGRALIPGWTLLNQGGHK
- a CDS encoding STAS/SEC14 domain-containing protein, which produces MLKEIIFDDRRIIGMEFDGGITLQEIETFWDKIESMLEKEQKLRVYVEVKNFGVMEPKAWFKNIPKKIQHFSDFEMEAIVSDKYWLEILTKMSDKLFPSIKVKHFSFEEIDNAKAWITGTTD